A genomic stretch from Dysgonomonadaceae bacterium PH5-43 includes:
- a CDS encoding hypothetical protein (product_source=Hypo-rule applied): MPLTTAKLNFHIVTFKTLRNTKKKQLLHFFKIILSMLNFIVKKRNI; this comes from the coding sequence ATGCCTTTAACGACTGCAAAATTAAACTTTCACATTGTTACATTCAAGACTTTAAGAAACACTAAAAAGAAACAATTACTTCATTTTTTCAAAATAATTTTATCAATGCTGAATTTTATTGTGAAAAAGAGAAATATTTGA
- a CDS encoding hypothetical protein (product_source=Hypo-rule applied) translates to MSETDNTQKQNDNMIKRYAKKQKKTDKNEKGIVLSS, encoded by the coding sequence ATGAGTGAAACTGACAATACGCAAAAACAGAATGACAATATGATAAAACGTTATGCCAAAAAACAAAAAAAGACTGACAAAAACGAAAAAGGTATCGTTTTGTCTTCTTAA
- a CDS encoding AraC-like DNA-binding protein (product_source=COG2207; cath_funfam=1.10.10.60; cog=COG2207; pfam=PF12833; smart=SM00342; superfamily=46689; transmembrane_helix_parts=Outside_1_9,TMhelix_10_27,Inside_28_83,TMhelix_84_106,Outside_107_266), whose product MNQIKIANNILFISVLLVLSATVYSYNQIERSLFGILEEPILTDSVNMQCYLYEASQASIEFELYKRDGQIEQQSKKIKQKTKINILLVILSVLLIIVSLLILRYLKLIQKKNKHLFLQIKELSEAKKELMIFKELIKGRVGGDLVCCDDKDWLLFEKIEGFMKKEKPYINSEYNRKNLISDMNTNEVYLSRAIKKGACMTIQEYINQWRVEEAKQNLLQNMETTIESIAFDSGFNSTRNFYRLFKETYGMSPNEFRNYVLENYKD is encoded by the coding sequence ATGAATCAAATAAAAATCGCAAATAATATCCTCTTTATATCAGTGTTGTTGGTGCTGTCTGCAACTGTATATTCGTATAATCAGATAGAGAGAAGTTTGTTTGGTATATTAGAAGAACCAATACTAACAGACTCAGTAAATATGCAGTGCTATCTTTATGAAGCAAGTCAGGCAAGTATAGAGTTTGAATTGTATAAAAGAGACGGACAGATAGAGCAACAATCAAAAAAGATAAAACAGAAAACGAAAATAAATATACTGTTAGTTATTTTGTCGGTGTTATTAATAATAGTAAGTCTGTTGATTCTGAGGTATTTGAAGCTTATACAGAAGAAAAACAAACATCTGTTTTTGCAAATCAAAGAGCTGTCGGAGGCAAAAAAAGAACTAATGATTTTTAAAGAGTTGATAAAAGGCAGGGTAGGAGGCGACTTAGTGTGTTGCGACGACAAAGATTGGTTGCTCTTTGAAAAGATTGAAGGGTTTATGAAAAAAGAAAAACCTTATATCAACAGTGAATATAACCGTAAAAACCTTATCTCGGATATGAATACCAACGAGGTTTATCTGTCTCGCGCTATAAAAAAGGGTGCGTGTATGACTATTCAGGAATATATAAACCAGTGGAGGGTGGAAGAAGCAAAACAAAATCTGCTTCAGAATATGGAAACAACTATAGAATCTATTGCGTTTGATTCGGGCTTCAATTCAACACGAAATTTTTATCGTTTGTTTAAGGAAACTTATGGAATGTCGCCTAACGAATTTCGTAATTATGTGCTGGAAAATTATAAGGATTAA
- a CDS encoding hypothetical protein (product_source=Hypo-rule applied; cleavage_site_network=SignalP-noTM; superfamily=56935), with amino-acid sequence MKHIALACLIIIGAAITTQAQTNNSQLEREMTLEREYNPNVRDANKINHVPQIKEPEAPKTKVEYSNFLLDYNIPPYLSTLKAKPYLFDYTSNKRGYLNVGVSTAVNFDGDFGYQILNTSNDFLSLHFSHRSTNSKVDYLQADYDTKMKINDNVLGVDYSHYFNSFKLFADMQYTYSSFNYYGYRYPLYKLLPSPTESFNSPAIDSTKNQVNNMFRANVGVASLDNGSNFNYTANLAYTYFKQKYGESDLYNGNGKTENGLFAYLDANAKLGAISRLGASIDVKHYSYKTPVLLGVRYPYEKDYTTITANPYLSFLGDDLNIKIGLNVGFQVGDFGKAVVSPNVTADYNVNENVLLYVKALGGFVDNSNYNIYYENRYLNPTCRIADSRVPLDAALGAKFRLMPNFGVNVFAGYKIVKDEHFYGSTFDAPFFYNDLGCVFFTRYSNSIPAVRDANVFKLGAELNYAHQDLLKLGAKATYYNWDVDRPQSGGAGEAYNKPIFEADVNVGTKIQSAPLYIDLNYHLEAGRKTSAYSIIKNMKNINDLSLKVNYLFNDSFTVFAQANNLLFQEYDIWYGYPAQKFNVMAGINIKF; translated from the coding sequence ATGAAACATATAGCTTTAGCTTGCCTTATAATAATAGGTGCAGCGATAACAACCCAAGCACAAACAAACAATTCTCAGTTGGAGAGAGAAATGACTCTCGAAAGAGAATATAATCCTAATGTGCGTGATGCAAATAAAATTAATCACGTGCCACAGATAAAAGAACCGGAAGCTCCTAAAACTAAGGTGGAGTATTCTAATTTCTTGTTAGATTATAATATTCCTCCTTATTTATCGACTTTAAAAGCTAAGCCATACTTGTTTGATTACACAAGTAATAAAAGAGGATATCTTAATGTTGGAGTGAGTACTGCTGTAAATTTCGATGGCGACTTTGGGTATCAGATACTTAATACTTCAAATGATTTTCTTAGTTTGCATTTTTCTCATCGTTCAACTAACAGTAAGGTAGATTATCTGCAAGCGGATTATGATACGAAGATGAAAATTAATGATAATGTATTGGGAGTTGATTATAGTCATTATTTCAATAGTTTCAAGTTGTTTGCTGATATGCAATATACTTACTCTTCTTTTAATTATTATGGTTATCGCTATCCTTTGTACAAATTACTACCGAGCCCTACAGAGTCTTTTAATTCTCCAGCGATAGACTCTACAAAGAATCAGGTTAACAATATGTTTAGGGCTAATGTTGGTGTTGCATCTTTAGATAATGGTAGTAACTTTAATTATACAGCAAACTTAGCATATACTTACTTTAAGCAAAAATATGGAGAGTCTGATTTGTATAACGGTAATGGAAAGACAGAGAATGGTTTGTTTGCTTATTTAGATGCTAATGCTAAGTTGGGGGCTATATCAAGATTGGGAGCGTCTATAGATGTTAAACATTATTCTTATAAAACTCCGGTTCTATTAGGTGTAAGGTATCCTTACGAAAAGGATTATACTACAATTACGGCTAATCCATATTTGTCTTTCTTGGGCGACGACCTAAATATAAAGATAGGATTAAATGTGGGTTTTCAGGTTGGAGATTTCGGAAAGGCTGTAGTCTCTCCGAATGTAACTGCCGATTACAATGTTAATGAAAACGTATTGCTTTATGTTAAAGCTCTTGGAGGCTTTGTTGATAATAGTAACTACAATATCTATTATGAAAACAGATACCTAAATCCTACTTGTAGAATTGCCGATTCGAGAGTGCCTTTAGACGCAGCCTTAGGGGCTAAGTTTAGACTTATGCCTAACTTTGGTGTTAATGTTTTTGCTGGTTACAAGATAGTTAAAGATGAACATTTTTATGGTTCTACATTTGATGCGCCATTCTTTTATAATGATTTAGGTTGTGTTTTTTTTACCCGTTATTCAAACTCTATTCCAGCAGTACGCGATGCTAATGTGTTTAAACTTGGGGCTGAGTTGAATTACGCTCATCAAGATTTACTAAAACTTGGAGCTAAGGCTACGTACTATAATTGGGACGTTGACAGACCACAGTCAGGAGGTGCAGGTGAGGCGTACAATAAGCCAATTTTCGAGGCTGATGTGAATGTAGGAACAAAGATACAGTCAGCACCTTTATATATAGATTTGAATTATCATCTTGAAGCAGGGCGTAAAACATCGGCTTATAGTATTATTAAAAATATGAAGAATATTAATGATCTAAGTCTGAAGGTTAATTATTTATTCAATGATTCATTTACTGTGTTTGCTCAAGCTAATAACTTATTATTCCAAGAATACGACATTTGGTATGGCTATCCTGCTCAGAAGTTTAACGTTATGGCTGGGATAAACATTAAGTTTTAG
- a CDS encoding plasmid maintenance system antidote protein VapI (product_source=COG3093; cath_funfam=3.30.70.330; cog=COG3093; pfam=PF08667; superfamily=47413): MKLDYLHNNLIEEIRERFPQKAILANKLADILSIEKEAVYRRLRKEVPFTFEEVSIISQTFDISLDNLVKLDNKHSRSAFQLQLVNLMEPQEIDYYMMNEYIELYHSVINDKHSVATTSTNIIPETILIGFKALWSFYLFKWHYHYKNKRTTKTYSEVVAPQQVFDTNEELFNLAKGIGKSYHILDHLTFSYIINDIKFFNSIGLVNKEDVLILKKDLYNLLDYLEHIATTGVYEETGKKVFLYISDLNIDSNYFYLDTKNIKISMLNTFIVSSAASYDENTFNFMKNWINSVIRISNLITVTGEKQRIIFFNSQRQLVDEL; encoded by the coding sequence ATGAAACTCGATTATTTGCACAACAATTTAATAGAAGAAATAAGAGAAAGATTCCCTCAAAAAGCTATTCTTGCCAATAAACTGGCAGACATTTTGTCTATCGAAAAAGAAGCAGTGTACCGACGCCTTAGAAAAGAAGTGCCTTTTACCTTTGAAGAAGTTTCTATTATATCTCAAACATTTGATATATCGCTCGATAACCTTGTAAAATTAGACAATAAACATAGTCGTTCTGCATTTCAATTACAGCTTGTTAATCTTATGGAGCCTCAAGAAATCGATTATTATATGATGAACGAATACATCGAACTTTATCATTCTGTAATTAACGACAAGCATTCTGTAGCTACTACCTCAACAAATATAATTCCCGAAACCATACTTATTGGCTTTAAGGCTTTATGGAGTTTTTATTTGTTTAAGTGGCATTATCATTACAAAAATAAAAGAACAACAAAAACCTACAGTGAGGTGGTAGCTCCCCAGCAAGTATTCGACACAAACGAAGAATTGTTTAATTTAGCCAAAGGTATTGGCAAATCATATCACATTTTAGACCACCTAACATTCTCATATATAATAAACGATATTAAATTCTTCAATAGTATCGGACTGGTAAATAAAGAAGACGTATTAATCCTTAAGAAAGATCTTTACAATTTGCTCGACTACTTGGAACACATTGCCACAACCGGAGTGTATGAAGAAACAGGTAAGAAAGTTTTTCTTTACATATCCGACTTGAATATAGATTCAAACTACTTCTACTTAGACACTAAAAACATTAAAATAAGTATGCTGAATACCTTTATTGTTAGTTCGGCAGCCTCTTATGACGAAAACACTTTTAACTTTATGAAAAACTGGATTAATTCAGTTATCAGAATCTCTAACTTAATTACCGTTACCGGAGAAAAACAACGCATAATATTCTTCAATTCACAACGACAGTTAGTCGATGAATTATAA
- a CDS encoding TolA-binding protein (product_source=COG1729; cath_funfam=1.25.40.10; cleavage_site_network=SignalP-noTM; cog=COG1729; pfam=PF07719,PF13181,PF13432,PF13525; smart=SM00028; superfamily=48452) — translation MKKILLMFIAVLSIHTVSAQRSSWFVSTDKLYQEGLVMFEDKNYAGCIDKITEYKKINKDTERVEEIEYLLIACNYHQGKAEAGVQLREYLDSYPYTHHKNTISFMLGSIYFKSENYRMAKYWFDQTDVNYLAVEEQEDYTYRKAIVCVNNNNDDEALNLFTLLNQYSDKYKATSEYYLAYLNYKAGDYGTALTQFVRLQSNPEFMPEVQYYITQILFVQKKYNQTIQNGLKLIQNYPNNSYNAEISRIVGISYYYENNFPLAVQYITSYIDSEDTASSKDYYILGISHYNLNNYPQAINYLNKSNPDDSKFGQSAYMYLGQAFLKTEDTSNALRAFESASRMNSDALAKEAAMYNYAMLLHQNSVSAFGESVTVLENFVNTYPQSLYADRVNDALVDVYLTTKSYDTALQSIGKIKNPGRKILEAKQKIYYHLGTVEFANNNYKQAVDYFTKAIGAGNYAVNEKEQAIYWRGEAYYRQENYASAGNDYRAFVRTNNKTNGLLNRANYNLGYCAFKQNDYSAAETFFKDYINLEKSDKNTLADAYARLGDCYFNNRQFNEAETAYNQAVNIVPAMSDYALFQKGYVMGLQKDYKGKISNMDKLITDYPTSPYITDAIYEKGRALVLSGDNNGAINTYQSLLSRYPNSNLARKAGLEIALLYYNTNQPEKSAAAYKNVIAKYPGSAEAKVAVQDLKSVYFDLNDINGYANYVNSLDGAVKFEVSEQDSLTYLAAERFFLKGDISQAQSSLKNYLQSFPDGAFNVNAHYYLANTYYNQNNYAEAKLEYMKVLDAGNTQFTEEAVGRTAELQYNDKEYEAALLLYERLQTIAESKVNRETGALGMIRSASKLNKHNSIVKAANVLLAEESLNPEIAAEARHYRAKAYLEMRETNKAKDDLTVLSKDTRTAFGAEAKYLLADYYFKEGNPAEAKTIIQDYIKQGTPHTYWLAKSFILLSDIFSKEGDYLQARQYLESLQSNYNNTSDGIKDAINDRLEVLKAKDN, via the coding sequence ATGAAAAAGATATTATTAATGTTTATAGCCGTGCTTAGCATACACACGGTTAGTGCGCAACGTTCTTCTTGGTTTGTATCGACCGATAAGTTGTATCAAGAAGGTTTGGTTATGTTTGAAGATAAAAACTATGCCGGGTGTATAGATAAAATTACCGAATATAAAAAAATAAACAAAGATACAGAGCGTGTTGAAGAAATTGAATATCTGTTGATTGCCTGTAATTATCATCAGGGTAAAGCAGAGGCAGGTGTTCAACTGCGTGAATATTTAGATTCTTATCCTTATACTCATCATAAAAATACTATTAGTTTTATGCTTGGGTCGATTTATTTCAAAAGTGAAAACTATAGAATGGCAAAATATTGGTTCGACCAAACTGATGTGAATTATCTTGCCGTAGAAGAACAGGAAGATTATACTTACAGAAAGGCTATTGTTTGTGTTAATAACAATAACGATGATGAGGCTCTAAATCTTTTTACTCTTCTAAATCAGTATAGCGATAAATACAAAGCTACATCGGAATACTATCTTGCTTATCTAAATTATAAGGCAGGCGATTATGGTACGGCTCTTACTCAGTTTGTGCGACTACAGAGTAACCCTGAATTTATGCCGGAAGTTCAATATTATATTACTCAGATACTTTTTGTGCAAAAAAAGTATAATCAAACAATACAAAATGGACTAAAGCTTATCCAAAACTATCCGAACAATAGTTATAATGCAGAGATAAGTCGCATAGTTGGTATTTCGTATTATTACGAAAATAACTTTCCATTGGCGGTGCAATACATTACATCGTATATAGATAGTGAAGATACGGCATCTTCTAAAGATTATTATATATTAGGTATATCGCATTACAATCTTAATAACTATCCTCAGGCGATAAATTACTTGAATAAAAGTAATCCCGACGACTCTAAATTCGGACAAAGTGCTTATATGTATTTAGGACAGGCTTTCCTTAAAACAGAAGATACGTCTAATGCTCTTAGAGCTTTTGAGTCGGCTTCGCGTATGAACTCCGATGCTTTGGCTAAAGAGGCTGCTATGTATAATTATGCTATGCTTTTGCATCAAAATTCGGTTTCGGCTTTCGGGGAGTCGGTTACAGTTTTGGAAAACTTCGTGAACACTTATCCTCAATCTCTGTATGCTGATAGGGTTAACGATGCTTTGGTTGATGTATATCTTACAACTAAAAGCTACGACACGGCATTGCAGTCGATAGGAAAGATTAAAAATCCGGGACGAAAGATTTTGGAGGCAAAACAAAAAATATACTATCATTTAGGTACTGTTGAGTTTGCGAATAACAACTATAAACAAGCCGTTGATTACTTTACTAAAGCTATTGGTGCTGGTAATTATGCTGTTAACGAAAAAGAACAAGCTATTTATTGGAGAGGGGAAGCGTATTATCGTCAAGAAAACTATGCTTCGGCTGGTAATGATTATAGAGCGTTTGTAAGAACTAATAATAAAACAAACGGACTGCTTAATCGTGCTAACTATAATTTAGGGTATTGTGCCTTTAAGCAAAACGACTACTCTGCGGCAGAAACTTTTTTTAAGGATTATATAAATCTTGAAAAGAGCGATAAAAATACACTTGCTGATGCTTATGCTCGTTTGGGCGACTGTTATTTCAATAATAGACAATTCAACGAAGCCGAAACGGCATATAATCAGGCTGTGAATATAGTTCCTGCTATGAGCGATTATGCACTTTTCCAAAAAGGTTATGTGATGGGTTTGCAGAAAGATTATAAGGGAAAGATAAGTAATATGGATAAACTTATAACTGATTATCCTACATCTCCTTATATTACTGATGCTATTTACGAAAAAGGAAGAGCTTTAGTTTTGTCGGGCGATAATAATGGTGCGATAAACACTTATCAGTCTCTTCTTTCTCGTTATCCTAATAGCAACTTGGCTCGAAAGGCAGGATTAGAAATAGCTCTTCTTTACTATAATACTAATCAGCCCGAAAAGTCGGCGGCGGCTTATAAAAATGTTATTGCTAAATATCCGGGTAGTGCCGAAGCTAAAGTGGCAGTGCAAGATCTTAAATCGGTTTACTTCGACTTAAACGATATTAATGGCTATGCTAATTATGTAAACTCGCTCGATGGTGCTGTTAAGTTTGAGGTTAGCGAACAAGACTCTCTTACTTATCTTGCAGCCGAACGCTTTTTCTTAAAGGGAGATATTTCTCAAGCGCAAAGTTCGCTGAAAAATTATTTGCAATCTTTCCCCGATGGAGCTTTTAATGTAAATGCACACTATTATTTAGCTAATACTTATTATAATCAGAATAATTATGCTGAAGCAAAGCTTGAATATATGAAAGTCTTAGATGCGGGAAATACTCAGTTTACTGAAGAGGCTGTCGGACGAACTGCCGAGCTTCAATATAACGACAAAGAGTATGAAGCCGCATTACTGTTATATGAACGATTACAAACTATAGCCGAAAGCAAAGTAAATAGAGAAACCGGAGCTTTGGGAATGATACGTTCGGCTTCTAAACTTAATAAACACAATTCGATAGTTAAGGCTGCAAATGTTTTACTTGCAGAAGAGTCTCTAAATCCTGAAATTGCTGCCGAAGCTCGCCACTACAGAGCTAAAGCGTATTTAGAAATGAGAGAAACAAACAAAGCTAAAGACGATTTGACTGTTTTGTCGAAAGATACTCGCACTGCATTTGGTGCTGAAGCTAAATATCTTTTAGCTGATTATTACTTCAAAGAAGGAAACCCTGCCGAAGCGAAAACAATAATTCAAGATTATATAAAACAAGGTACGCCTCATACTTATTGGTTGGCTAAGAGTTTTATATTATTATCTGATATTTTTTCTAAAGAAGGTGATTATTTGCAAGCTCGTCAGTATTTAGAAAGTTTGCAAAGTAATTATAATAATACTTCTGATGGTATAAAAGATGCAATAAATGATAGATTGGAAGTGTTGAAGGCAAAAGATAATTAA
- a CDS encoding GntR family transcriptional repressor for pyruvate dehydrogenase complex (product_source=KO:K05799; cath_funfam=1.10.10.10,1.20.120.530; cog=COG2186; ko=KO:K05799; pfam=PF00392,PF07729; smart=SM00345,SM00895; superfamily=46785,48008), producing the protein MNNLEEKKVRKTPKRKVVKEPTLVETTQQRILEYISKDGYQVNQVLPKENELAESLNVSRVVIREALSRLRVLGFIETKRKKGTILISPQPFSLVELIVNSGALNKESIRDLYELRLMLEIGSADFIFERRNEESMQRLKELVEEEVECTDVERLIEIDIEFHSVLYRMANSVSLSNFQSVLGQIFTLYPKSRDRKKEEVISHYGLYKILETGTADLFRSAMRLHLTYQFENRNNYLEEYYKKTHH; encoded by the coding sequence ATGAACAATTTAGAAGAAAAAAAAGTAAGAAAGACTCCAAAGAGAAAAGTTGTAAAAGAGCCAACTCTTGTAGAAACAACTCAGCAGCGTATATTAGAATATATAAGCAAAGATGGTTATCAAGTAAATCAAGTATTGCCTAAAGAGAATGAACTGGCAGAATCTTTGAATGTAAGTAGAGTTGTAATCAGAGAAGCGTTAAGTCGTTTGCGTGTGTTGGGTTTCATAGAAACCAAACGTAAAAAAGGAACAATTTTAATATCGCCACAACCTTTTTCGCTGGTAGAGTTAATTGTTAATTCCGGAGCTTTGAACAAAGAATCGATTCGCGACTTATATGAGTTAAGATTGATGTTGGAGATAGGCTCAGCCGACTTTATCTTCGAAAGAAGAAACGAAGAAAGTATGCAGCGTCTGAAAGAATTAGTTGAGGAAGAAGTAGAATGTACTGATGTTGAACGCTTAATAGAAATCGATATAGAGTTTCACTCTGTATTGTACCGAATGGCAAATAGCGTAAGCTTATCGAACTTCCAATCTGTGCTTGGTCAGATTTTTACTCTTTATCCAAAGTCAAGAGACAGAAAAAAAGAAGAAGTTATTTCGCACTACGGTTTGTACAAAATTTTGGAAACAGGTACTGCCGATTTGTTTAGATCAGCAATGCGTCTTCACTTAACTTATCAATTCGAGAATAGAAATAACTATCTCGAAGAGTATTATAAGAAAACGCATCACTAA
- a CDS encoding phosphate:Na+ symporter (product_source=KO:K03324; cath_funfam=1.20.58.220; cog=COG1283; ko=KO:K03324; pfam=PF01895,PF02690; superfamily=101238,109755; tigrfam=TIGR00704; transmembrane_helix_parts=Outside_1_51,TMhelix_52_74,Inside_75_86,TMhelix_87_109,Outside_110_112,TMhelix_113_131,Inside_132_137,TMhelix_138_155,Outside_156_174,TMhelix_175_197,Inside_198_249,TMhelix_250_272,Outside_273_337,TMhelix_338_360,Inside_361_606), with the protein MSYSFFDFLKLVGSLGMFLYGMKIMSEGLQKVAGDKLRGILSVMTTNRVTGVLTGVLITALIQSSSATTVMVVSFVNAGLLSLAQSISVIMGANVGTTVTAWIISLLGFKFDISVLSLPLIGLSLPFLFSSKSKSKSWGEFIIGFALLFMGLDFLKGSVPDLQSNPEMLAFLRQYTDMGFASILLFLVIGGILTIIVQSSSATVAITLIMCSQGWISFEIACAMVLGENIGTTITANIAALSANVSARRAALAHLMFNVFGVIWVLCLFYPFTSMVSSIVNKIGPGDPYALTNFLQNLELTDPETYKAITSGTVELTSAQAAVKAQMMSLQTSVSYGLSLFHTIFNITSVLIMIGFVNLYVKVCTKLVKNTDSDEEFQLKFISSSMLSTAELSIVEAKSELIAFAERTDKMYNMVKDLRDIKSENDFLKLYSKIEKYEDISDRVEIEIANYLNKVSEGRLSSSSKEEIRDILRANTEIESVADSLCNLARILKRRNDAKAVFPEELNENIDRMLALCHKAILRMIEVIKLSEPKADDANQTFNLEKEINLLRNQLKMRNMEDVNAGKYDYEVGVLYMDYITESERLGDFIVNVVEAFCIKGSKSKL; encoded by the coding sequence ATGAGTTATTCTTTCTTTGATTTCCTAAAACTCGTTGGCTCTTTAGGAATGTTCCTTTACGGAATGAAAATCATGAGTGAGGGACTACAGAAAGTTGCTGGCGACAAACTACGCGGCATCCTTTCTGTGATGACCACCAACCGAGTTACCGGAGTTCTTACCGGAGTCTTAATCACCGCATTAATTCAATCGTCTTCTGCAACTACAGTTATGGTAGTAAGCTTTGTAAACGCAGGATTATTATCTCTTGCACAGTCGATAAGTGTAATAATGGGAGCCAATGTCGGCACAACTGTAACCGCCTGGATTATATCCTTGTTAGGGTTTAAGTTCGACATAAGTGTTTTATCATTGCCTTTGATTGGGTTATCCTTACCTTTCCTTTTCTCATCTAAAAGCAAAAGTAAGTCTTGGGGAGAGTTCATAATCGGATTTGCCTTATTGTTTATGGGGTTAGACTTTTTGAAAGGGAGTGTTCCCGACTTACAAAGTAATCCAGAGATGTTAGCCTTTTTAAGACAATACACCGATATGGGCTTTGCATCTATCTTGTTGTTCTTAGTTATAGGAGGTATCCTTACAATAATAGTTCAATCATCGAGTGCAACAGTAGCTATTACTTTAATAATGTGTAGCCAAGGGTGGATTTCTTTTGAAATTGCCTGCGCTATGGTATTAGGCGAAAACATAGGAACTACTATCACAGCTAATATCGCAGCTTTATCAGCGAATGTATCTGCACGAAGAGCCGCATTAGCTCACTTAATGTTTAACGTATTCGGAGTTATATGGGTACTATGCCTATTCTACCCTTTTACAAGTATGGTATCAAGCATTGTTAACAAAATAGGACCTGGAGATCCTTATGCTTTAACAAACTTCCTTCAAAACTTAGAGCTTACCGACCCTGAAACATACAAAGCAATAACTTCAGGAACAGTAGAATTAACCAGTGCTCAGGCTGCCGTTAAAGCTCAGATGATGTCTTTACAAACATCTGTTTCTTATGGTTTATCTTTATTCCACACCATATTTAATATAACAAGCGTTTTAATTATGATTGGCTTTGTAAATCTATATGTTAAAGTTTGTACTAAACTGGTGAAGAATACCGACAGTGATGAAGAGTTTCAACTTAAGTTTATTTCTTCATCAATGCTATCTACCGCAGAGCTTTCTATCGTTGAAGCTAAAAGCGAACTAATTGCTTTTGCCGAACGTACAGATAAGATGTATAATATGGTGAAAGATTTAAGAGACATTAAGAGCGAAAATGATTTCCTTAAGCTTTACAGTAAAATAGAGAAGTACGAAGATATTAGCGACCGCGTAGAAATTGAAATAGCTAACTATTTAAACAAGGTATCTGAAGGTCGTTTGAGTTCTTCAAGTAAGGAAGAAATAAGAGACATTCTGAGAGCTAATACTGAAATAGAAAGTGTTGCCGACTCGTTGTGCAACTTAGCACGAATACTTAAACGACGCAACGATGCGAAAGCGGTATTCCCCGAAGAATTGAATGAAAACATAGACAGAATGTTGGCTCTTTGCCATAAAGCGATACTTCGTATGATAGAAGTTATAAAGCTTAGTGAACCAAAAGCAGACGATGCAAATCAGACATTCAATTTAGAAAAAGAAATAAACCTATTGCGCAATCAGTTAAAGATGCGTAATATGGAAGATGTAAACGCTGGTAAATACGACTACGAAGTGGGAGTATTATATATGGACTACATTACAGAGTCGGAACGACTTGGAGATTTTATTGTTAATGTAGTAGAAGCTTTTTGTATAAAAGGATCTAAAAGTAAATTATAG